One Myxococcales bacterium genomic region harbors:
- a CDS encoding serine acetyltransferase, which yields MANVLSKVISDAVELTRAAQGQTGRGGAPDTKEVLKIAASQDGYRVLFLNRLREAARGRVPGVNHTLRMVQTALFGIEIGKDVTLGEGVNFTHTLGIVIGGDAKIGARVKFMGNNTVGTAKDNGYPIIEDDVVVGCGARILGPVRVGARSVIGANAVVLSDVPPDTVVSGIPARPHKKKPDA from the coding sequence ATGGCGAACGTGCTCTCCAAGGTTATCTCCGATGCGGTGGAGCTCACGCGTGCGGCGCAAGGCCAGACGGGGCGCGGAGGCGCACCCGACACCAAAGAGGTGCTCAAGATCGCGGCGAGCCAAGACGGCTACCGCGTGCTCTTCTTGAACCGCCTCCGCGAGGCCGCGCGAGGGCGTGTGCCGGGCGTGAACCACACGCTCCGCATGGTGCAGACGGCGCTCTTCGGCATCGAGATCGGCAAGGACGTGACCTTGGGTGAGGGCGTGAACTTCACCCACACGCTCGGCATCGTGATCGGGGGCGACGCGAAGATCGGCGCGCGCGTGAAGTTCATGGGCAACAACACCGTCGGCACCGCGAAGGACAACGGCTATCCCATCATCGAGGACGACGTGGTGGTCGGCTGCGGCGCGCGCATCCTCGGGCCCGTGCGGGTGGGGGCGAGGTCCGTCATCGGCGCCAACGCCGTCGTGCTCTCGGACGTCCCCCCCGACACGGTGGTGAGCGGTATCCCCGCGAGACCACACAAGAAAAAGCCAGACGCCTGA
- a CDS encoding transglycosylase domain-containing protein, with product MKLRLSRRSLAIALGVVLALGGIGLLATPPIARAKARKAAEAQHLDVTIGSVRPGFFAVTLKDVRVAPVGESGITATFPEVRASLSAGLSLRRVEVHGGEVQLEGPLEDLEKKLSRWREARPKPTHEAEKKGPEREVVVDGLALTWGSPSTGHDLRVRGASVVVDGERLEVRAESIEAKAAEGELVVSGATVELDGQRRLKRVESSKVLVAVVGKAAKPETPAAAVGAVPEPPPLPVVPPRKLAKGSKPLPKAAPVEAGPFVPLVPFPDLEALRAKVGLVTRTIAEKLPEGSEVRLPQATFEMRGATPFSVGPGAFTLLRGKESVVLAFRSTGEGSGSTPLSIELVSPTGTGEPSLTLAGGPIPLSVLGLREGALGLVETSRAMLSAKGRLALDAAGKSATFDGDVKLSDASIKQPKLSRETLRKVTVGLSGKGLLTSQALRVDDGRIEVGTTHVGLRGTLEQDASHLVASFSFDLPTVSCQDLAQSVPEGLMPTVRAMRFAGAFGGRGRIAFDTKNLDALDLDYTIDDRCRATEVPSTLSRERFTTAFTHTITHPDGTLGEARTGPGSGNWTELGGISPYMPVAVLTTEDGSFFRHHGFNHTAIKQSVVANVKARKFVRGASTITMQLAKNLFLVREKTLSRKLEEIVLADYLEQIFRKDDLIELYLNVVEFGPDVYGITQAAAHYFGRTPLELTLSECLFLSSVLPSPVRSHHLAEHGELPEHWGKHLQALMRIAERTRRISPGELEEGLAETVVFHKAGTPRPPPRAPRKIRGDRDGDPEPEDDWHRLD from the coding sequence GTGAAGCTCCGCCTGTCCCGTCGCTCGCTGGCCATCGCGCTCGGGGTCGTCCTCGCGCTCGGGGGCATCGGCCTGCTCGCTACGCCCCCGATCGCGCGGGCCAAGGCGCGCAAGGCCGCCGAGGCGCAGCACCTCGACGTCACGATCGGATCGGTGAGGCCGGGTTTTTTCGCGGTCACGCTGAAGGACGTGCGTGTGGCGCCGGTGGGCGAGTCGGGCATCACCGCCACGTTCCCCGAGGTCCGAGCCTCCCTCTCGGCCGGGCTCTCCCTTCGCCGCGTCGAGGTCCACGGCGGTGAGGTCCAGCTCGAGGGCCCCCTCGAAGACCTCGAGAAGAAGCTCTCTCGATGGCGCGAGGCGCGTCCGAAGCCGACCCACGAAGCCGAGAAAAAGGGGCCCGAGCGTGAGGTCGTGGTCGACGGGCTCGCGCTCACGTGGGGCTCCCCTTCGACGGGCCACGACCTCCGCGTTCGTGGGGCGAGCGTCGTCGTCGACGGAGAGCGCCTCGAGGTCCGGGCCGAGTCGATCGAAGCGAAGGCCGCCGAAGGAGAGCTCGTCGTGTCCGGTGCGACCGTCGAGCTCGACGGGCAGCGCCGCTTGAAGCGCGTCGAGAGCTCCAAGGTCCTCGTCGCCGTCGTCGGAAAAGCGGCCAAGCCCGAGACCCCTGCGGCTGCGGTCGGAGCCGTCCCCGAGCCACCCCCACTCCCCGTCGTGCCCCCACGGAAGCTCGCCAAGGGTTCGAAACCATTGCCAAAAGCGGCTCCGGTCGAGGCCGGGCCGTTCGTGCCTTTGGTCCCGTTTCCCGATCTCGAGGCGCTACGCGCGAAGGTCGGTCTCGTCACCCGCACGATCGCGGAGAAGCTCCCCGAGGGGAGCGAAGTGAGGCTCCCGCAGGCGACGTTCGAGATGCGAGGCGCGACTCCATTCTCCGTGGGCCCGGGTGCGTTCACGCTCTTGCGCGGGAAAGAGTCGGTCGTCTTGGCGTTCCGCTCCACGGGCGAAGGGTCGGGGAGCACGCCGCTCTCGATCGAGCTCGTGTCGCCGACGGGGACAGGCGAACCTTCGCTCACGCTCGCGGGAGGGCCGATCCCGCTCTCGGTCTTGGGGCTCCGTGAGGGCGCGCTCGGGCTCGTGGAGACCTCGCGGGCGATGCTGTCGGCGAAGGGGAGGCTCGCGCTCGACGCGGCGGGCAAGAGCGCCACGTTCGACGGGGACGTGAAGCTCTCCGACGCCTCCATCAAGCAGCCGAAGCTCTCTCGCGAGACACTTCGCAAGGTGACCGTGGGCCTCTCGGGCAAGGGGCTCCTCACGAGCCAGGCGCTCCGCGTCGACGATGGTCGCATCGAGGTCGGCACCACCCACGTCGGACTGCGGGGCACGCTCGAACAAGACGCCTCGCACCTCGTCGCGAGCTTCTCGTTCGACCTGCCTACCGTGTCCTGTCAGGATCTCGCGCAGAGCGTGCCCGAGGGGCTCATGCCGACCGTGCGCGCGATGCGCTTCGCGGGGGCGTTCGGTGGGCGTGGGCGCATCGCGTTCGACACCAAGAACCTCGACGCCCTCGACCTCGACTACACCATCGACGATCGCTGCCGCGCCACCGAGGTGCCGAGCACGCTCTCCCGCGAGCGGTTCACCACGGCGTTCACACACACCATCACCCACCCCGACGGCACGCTCGGCGAAGCGCGCACGGGGCCCGGGAGCGGCAATTGGACCGAGCTCGGCGGCATCAGCCCGTACATGCCCGTGGCCGTGCTCACCACGGAGGACGGCAGCTTCTTCCGCCACCATGGCTTCAACCACACGGCGATCAAACAGAGCGTGGTCGCCAACGTGAAGGCCCGCAAGTTCGTGCGCGGCGCGAGCACGATCACGATGCAGCTCGCGAAGAACTTGTTCCTCGTGCGCGAGAAGACGCTCTCTCGAAAGCTCGAAGAGATCGTGCTCGCCGACTACCTCGAGCAGATCTTCCGCAAGGACGATCTCATCGAGCTCTACCTCAACGTGGTCGAGTTCGGCCCCGACGTGTACGGCATCACGCAGGCCGCGGCGCACTACTTCGGGCGTACGCCGCTCGAGCTCACCCTCTCGGAGTGCCTCTTCCTCTCGTCGGTGCTGCCCTCTCCCGTGCGCTCGCACCACCTCGCCGAGCACGGTGAGCTCCCGGAGCACTGGGGCAAGCACCTCCAGGCGCTGATGCGGATCGCCGAGCGCACACGCCGCATCTCGCCCGGCGAGCTCGAAGAAGGCCTCGCCGAGACCGTCGTGTTCCACAAGGCGGGGACCCCACGGCCGCCGCCCCGAGCGCCGCGCAAGATCCGGGGAGACCGAGATGGCGACCCCGAGCCCGAGGACGACTGGCACCGGCTCGACTAA
- a CDS encoding TerB family tellurite resistance protein codes for MKRLTISADACTETLVLLIIMAWADGKLEDREKEGVRAAASVFNLSKELRGRLDSLMENPLPVDELLVEALSDRERAFAYVAAAWVSGVDNDVDPKEKELLDRVADLFGFDDVRKDELTTIARDLEPGRASEVNWAAEIERLFRAIPPRLEHKAEGEDVEVAIG; via the coding sequence ATGAAACGCCTGACCATCAGCGCCGACGCCTGCACCGAAACCCTCGTCTTGCTCATCATCATGGCGTGGGCCGACGGAAAGCTCGAAGACCGCGAGAAGGAGGGCGTCCGCGCCGCCGCCAGCGTCTTCAATCTCTCGAAGGAGCTCCGCGGCCGCCTCGACAGCCTCATGGAGAACCCGCTCCCGGTCGACGAGCTGCTCGTCGAGGCCCTCTCCGATCGTGAGCGCGCCTTCGCCTACGTGGCGGCGGCGTGGGTGTCGGGCGTCGACAACGACGTCGATCCGAAAGAGAAAGAGCTCCTCGATAGGGTGGCCGATCTTTTCGGCTTCGACGACGTCCGCAAAGACGAGCTCACCACCATCGCTCGCGACCTCGAGCCCGGCCGCGCCTCCGAGGTGAACTGGGCCGCCGAGATCGAGCGCCTCTTTCGGGCCATTCCCCCGCGCCTCGAGCACAAAGCCGAAGGCGAAGACGTCGAGGTCGCGATCGGCTGA
- a CDS encoding VWA domain-containing protein — translation MAADTRALVRVLSELSWTLRREGFAIAPSQAVDIARAVVLLGFERKSDIRDAMAAIVGVRPRERALFDTTFDAFFDAGSRLGLDERLVRAGATPEEREMIRSFLDVLADSHDDAALVALLEGGGELSRLLSAKGTRELVATADSSLRSGVVLHRVIERLGYKRAYDELTELKARISGAFGEDRAALLDAALREALARTQAELRAHVRSRAERAERRRVPTGLDDTPFEALDAAEVDEVRRAVRRLVERLRGRNEVRRRRARRGRIASGPTVRRAFRTLGVPVAPVFRARKLRKPRLVVLCDISESVRGAARFLLEFSYLAQSLFEDARSFVFVSELGETTRLFREKPIASALAEAFGGRVVSVASNSSYGRVLKSFVAAHLDAVDRRTTVVVLGDGRTNYLDDGAPELARIAGRARTVLWLCPEPRAAWAQGDSAMERYAKHCAAVLEVRSASELELALRRVVG, via the coding sequence GTGGCCGCCGACACGAGGGCGCTCGTTCGTGTTCTGAGTGAGCTCTCGTGGACCCTTCGCCGCGAAGGGTTCGCGATCGCGCCGAGCCAAGCGGTCGACATCGCGCGCGCCGTCGTCCTCCTCGGGTTCGAGCGAAAGAGCGACATCCGCGACGCCATGGCCGCGATCGTCGGCGTGCGGCCTCGGGAGCGGGCGCTCTTCGACACGACGTTCGACGCCTTCTTCGACGCAGGATCGCGCCTCGGCCTCGACGAGCGGCTCGTGCGCGCGGGCGCGACCCCCGAAGAGCGCGAGATGATCCGCTCGTTCCTCGATGTCCTCGCCGACTCGCACGACGACGCCGCCCTCGTGGCGCTCCTCGAAGGAGGAGGAGAGCTCTCGCGCCTCCTCTCTGCGAAGGGAACGCGGGAGCTCGTCGCGACGGCCGACTCGTCGCTCCGGTCGGGCGTCGTGCTCCATCGTGTGATCGAGCGCCTCGGGTACAAACGGGCCTACGACGAGCTCACCGAGCTCAAGGCGCGGATCTCGGGCGCGTTCGGTGAAGATCGCGCGGCGTTGCTCGACGCGGCGCTCCGCGAGGCCCTCGCGCGGACCCAGGCCGAGCTCCGCGCGCACGTGCGCTCTCGAGCCGAGCGCGCCGAACGAAGGCGCGTGCCGACCGGCCTCGACGACACGCCGTTCGAGGCCCTCGACGCCGCCGAGGTCGACGAGGTCCGGCGCGCCGTGCGAAGGCTCGTCGAGCGCCTCCGAGGGCGGAACGAGGTGCGTCGGAGGCGCGCGCGTCGCGGACGGATCGCGTCGGGGCCCACGGTCCGTCGTGCGTTTCGTACGCTCGGGGTGCCGGTGGCGCCCGTCTTCCGCGCCCGAAAGCTCCGCAAGCCGCGCCTCGTCGTTTTGTGCGACATCAGCGAGTCGGTGCGCGGAGCTGCCCGATTTCTCTTGGAGTTCTCGTATCTTGCGCAGTCCCTTTTCGAGGACGCGCGTTCGTTCGTGTTCGTCTCGGAGCTCGGCGAGACCACGCGCCTCTTCCGCGAGAAACCCATCGCCTCCGCGCTCGCCGAGGCGTTCGGTGGAAGGGTCGTCTCGGTCGCCTCGAACTCGAGCTACGGCCGCGTGCTCAAGTCGTTCGTCGCCGCTCACCTCGACGCCGTCGACCGAAGGACCACCGTGGTCGTGCTCGGTGACGGGCGCACGAACTACCTCGACGACGGCGCGCCCGAGCTCGCGCGCATCGCGGGGAGGGCGCGGACGGTCCTATGGCTCTGCCCCGAGCCTCGCGCGGCGTGGGCCCAAGGGGACAGCGCGATGGAGCGCTATGCCAAGCACTGCGCCGCGGTGCTCGAGGTGCGGTCCGCGAGCGAGCTCGAGCTCGCCCTTCGTCGTGTGGTCGGCTGA
- a CDS encoding exopolysaccharide biosynthesis polyprenyl glycosylphosphotransferase yields MVLGTSLVHAAMFILSVSGNLATRWHLSSKLVWWGATLALVPLVRAIVRGRLSRTGWWGIPVIVLGAAKTGRLIVRTLHSQPRNGLKPVVLLDDDRAKHGTLLASQVNGRDVDVHSINVHAASFLTEASRARLADELLGPDESKVPSPRVVGEDLGEIGSYPPPNAPIDIKTPGQSIPVKSSMWPRGKFAEVEGVPLVGDLSLAPILAKKLKIPYAIVAMPGQPSDTLLSVVERVGGQFSHLLVIPDLFGFATLGVPAKSVGSVLGVEVRQQLLLPWPRLAKRILDVSFTALGGLFVLPFLVIIALLIKLDSKGPIFYMQKRLGRGGKYFKAWKFRTMHGDGEARLKQVLDSDPALREEYEVYHKLRKDPRVTRIGRVLRKYSLDEFPQLWNVINGDMSLVGPRPYIEREIPEMGGNEKLILRATPGMTGMWQVSDRNASSFAWRVQVDVHYVRNWSPWLDIYILAKTVGVVVRGSGV; encoded by the coding sequence ATGGTCCTCGGGACGTCGCTCGTGCACGCGGCGATGTTCATCTTGTCGGTGAGCGGCAACCTCGCCACCCGCTGGCACCTCTCGTCGAAGCTCGTGTGGTGGGGCGCGACCCTGGCGCTCGTGCCGCTCGTCCGGGCGATCGTGCGAGGTCGCCTCTCGCGCACGGGGTGGTGGGGCATCCCCGTCATCGTGCTCGGCGCCGCCAAGACGGGGCGCCTCATCGTGCGGACGCTCCACTCGCAGCCTCGCAACGGGCTGAAGCCCGTGGTGCTCCTCGACGACGACCGCGCGAAGCACGGCACGCTGCTCGCGAGCCAGGTGAACGGCCGCGACGTCGACGTGCACTCCATCAACGTGCATGCTGCAAGCTTCTTGACCGAGGCCTCGCGCGCGCGCCTGGCCGACGAGCTGCTCGGGCCCGACGAGTCCAAGGTCCCGAGCCCGCGCGTCGTCGGCGAGGACCTCGGCGAGATCGGCTCGTACCCGCCGCCGAACGCCCCGATCGACATCAAGACGCCGGGCCAGTCGATCCCGGTGAAGAGCTCGATGTGGCCCCGCGGGAAGTTCGCCGAGGTCGAGGGCGTGCCCCTCGTGGGCGACCTGTCGCTCGCGCCTATCTTGGCGAAAAAACTGAAGATTCCGTACGCGATTGTGGCCATGCCGGGGCAGCCCTCCGACACGCTGCTCTCGGTCGTCGAGCGCGTCGGCGGTCAGTTCTCGCACCTCCTGGTCATCCCGGATCTGTTCGGGTTCGCCACGCTCGGCGTCCCCGCGAAGAGCGTGGGCTCGGTGCTCGGCGTCGAGGTGAGGCAGCAGCTCCTCTTGCCTTGGCCGCGCCTCGCGAAGCGCATCCTCGACGTCAGCTTCACCGCGCTCGGAGGGCTCTTCGTGCTGCCCTTCCTCGTCATCATCGCGCTCCTCATCAAGCTCGATTCGAAGGGGCCGATCTTCTACATGCAGAAGCGCCTCGGGCGCGGCGGCAAGTACTTCAAGGCGTGGAAGTTTCGCACCATGCACGGCGACGGCGAGGCCCGCCTGAAGCAGGTGCTCGACTCGGACCCGGCGCTCCGCGAAGAGTACGAGGTCTATCACAAGCTCCGGAAAGACCCGCGCGTCACGCGGATCGGTCGTGTGCTGCGCAAGTACAGCCTCGACGAGTTCCCGCAGCTCTGGAACGTCATCAACGGCGACATGAGCCTCGTCGGCCCGCGGCCCTACATCGAGCGCGAGATCCCCGAGATGGGCGGCAACGAGAAGCTCATCTTGCGCGCGACGCCCGGCATGACCGGCATGTGGCAGGTCTCCGATCGCAACGCGTCGTCGTTCGCGTGGCGCGTGCAGGTCGACGTCCACTACGTGCGAAACTGGTCGCCCTGGCTCGACATTTACATCTTGGCGAAGACCGTCGGGGTCGTCGTGAGAGGATCGGGGGTGTGA
- a CDS encoding SMP-30/gluconolactonase/LRE family protein, with protein MKTFAPLLFLSLVPFCVYACSSDPEGTTDGGVDPGVDSSTTLPDGATLEDGAVADTSIPPLPDGAPLPDGAPDPNPLAGVTPVVHLAAADIQLMGAQYIDGLMFGDGALFFTDPFAEASTGHIWRLPRVGNAPATVRPSARTVGLCFDKANGGSMVVTETSPSAIARRKPDGTTREAIAGTFNALALNAPNDCVVVANKGIYVTDPDYLGATQPKERVYRITGTPAVVTSVAEYDRGKHPNGIAATADGSTLYIGLTGEAEIVKVALGADGTPMGAPVAFAKTGPAPDGIAVDTEGNVFVATQAGVEAYSPAGQKWGTVVLPGTQKATSIEFGGADNKTLYVASLANGLGGAGSPAIHKLELRVAGVN; from the coding sequence ATGAAGACGTTCGCACCGCTGCTTTTCTTGTCGCTCGTTCCGTTCTGCGTCTACGCCTGCTCGAGCGACCCCGAGGGGACGACCGACGGCGGCGTCGACCCTGGCGTCGACTCGTCGACCACGCTCCCCGATGGCGCGACGCTCGAGGACGGCGCGGTCGCCGACACGTCCATCCCCCCCTTGCCCGACGGGGCGCCGCTCCCCGACGGCGCACCCGATCCGAACCCGCTCGCCGGCGTGACGCCGGTCGTCCACCTCGCCGCGGCCGACATCCAGCTCATGGGTGCACAATACATCGATGGCCTCATGTTCGGGGACGGTGCGCTCTTCTTCACCGATCCGTTCGCCGAGGCGTCGACGGGGCACATCTGGCGTCTCCCGCGTGTGGGCAACGCTCCCGCGACGGTGCGCCCGTCGGCTCGCACCGTCGGCCTTTGCTTCGACAAGGCGAACGGCGGCTCGATGGTGGTCACCGAGACGTCGCCCTCGGCCATCGCGCGCCGCAAGCCCGACGGCACGACCCGCGAGGCCATCGCCGGGACGTTCAACGCCCTCGCGCTCAACGCTCCGAACGACTGCGTGGTGGTCGCGAACAAGGGCATCTACGTCACCGATCCCGACTACCTCGGCGCGACGCAGCCGAAGGAGCGTGTGTACCGCATCACCGGGACGCCCGCGGTCGTCACGTCGGTCGCCGAGTACGATCGGGGCAAACACCCGAACGGCATCGCGGCCACGGCCGACGGGAGCACGCTCTACATCGGGCTCACGGGCGAGGCCGAGATCGTCAAGGTGGCGCTCGGCGCCGACGGCACGCCCATGGGCGCTCCGGTCGCCTTCGCGAAGACGGGCCCCGCGCCCGACGGCATTGCGGTCGACACCGAGGGCAACGTCTTCGTGGCGACGCAGGCCGGCGTCGAGGCGTACTCGCCCGCGGGGCAAAAATGGGGCACCGTCGTGCTCCCGGGCACGCAGAAGGCCACGTCGATCGAGTTCGGCGGCGCCGACAACAAGACGCTCTACGTCGCGTCTCTCGCGAACGGCCTTGGGGGTGCGGGCAGCCCCGCGATCCACAAGCTCGAGCTGCGTGTCGCGGGCGTGAACTGA
- a CDS encoding nucleoside deaminase: MALALAEADVAAETGEVPVGCVIVKDGVVLSRGHNLREALQDPTAHAEMIAIRAAASELGTFRLEGTTAYVTLEPCAMCAGALVLARVPRVVWGARDPKGGAVATLFGVGTDPRLNHVFATREGVLADASAARLRAFFGSLRARGKK; the protein is encoded by the coding sequence ATGGCGCTCGCTCTCGCCGAGGCCGACGTCGCCGCGGAGACGGGCGAGGTGCCCGTCGGGTGTGTCATCGTGAAGGATGGCGTGGTCCTCTCGCGTGGGCACAACCTGCGCGAGGCTCTCCAAGATCCCACGGCCCACGCCGAGATGATCGCCATCCGTGCGGCTGCGTCGGAGCTCGGGACGTTTCGCCTCGAGGGCACGACCGCGTACGTGACCCTCGAGCCGTGCGCGATGTGTGCTGGCGCGCTCGTGCTGGCGCGGGTGCCGCGTGTGGTCTGGGGCGCCCGTGATCCGAAGGGAGGCGCGGTCGCCACCCTCTTCGGCGTGGGGACCGATCCCCGCCTCAACCACGTGTTCGCGACCCGGGAGGGCGTGCTCGCGGACGCGTCGGCCGCGCGCCTCCGAGCCTTCTTCGGGTCGCTTCGGGCGCGGGGCAAGAAATAG
- a CDS encoding redoxin domain-containing protein yields the protein MSSALAVLATLPSAASAVERPGWLGVAMDETTTGVRVAHVVRGSPAAQAGLERGDRLVSIDGAPVKDAAEVVRAVSSHAAQSVVPIVVVRADKRLTLRAELRENPGSENVTRMEHVGAQAPPFDGAIPIGAAPKTIASLRGRVVLVDFWASWCGPCRMIAPRLSALQDKLGAQGLRVVGITSDPVEKAATYVELAGLKYPTLADPGSFVSRAYHVNGIPSLFVIDRRGVVRDVMVGFDPSRDAKLEALVTALLAEPDPGEPPAKTEAPSKAP from the coding sequence ATGTCCTCGGCTCTGGCGGTGCTCGCGACGCTGCCCTCGGCCGCGTCCGCCGTCGAGCGCCCGGGATGGCTCGGTGTCGCCATGGACGAGACGACGACCGGCGTGCGCGTGGCCCACGTGGTGCGAGGCTCCCCGGCCGCGCAGGCGGGGCTGGAGCGGGGGGATAGGCTCGTCTCGATCGACGGGGCGCCCGTGAAAGACGCCGCCGAGGTGGTCCGCGCGGTCTCGAGCCACGCCGCCCAGAGCGTCGTGCCCATCGTGGTCGTGCGCGCCGACAAGCGCCTCACGCTGCGCGCCGAGCTCCGTGAGAACCCGGGCTCCGAGAACGTCACGCGCATGGAGCACGTGGGCGCGCAGGCTCCGCCGTTCGACGGCGCGATCCCCATCGGCGCCGCCCCGAAGACGATCGCGTCGCTGCGCGGCCGCGTGGTGCTGGTCGATTTCTGGGCGTCGTGGTGCGGCCCGTGCCGCATGATCGCGCCGCGCCTGTCCGCCCTCCAGGACAAGCTCGGCGCACAGGGGCTTCGCGTCGTAGGCATCACGTCGGACCCCGTCGAGAAGGCCGCGACCTACGTCGAGCTCGCGGGTCTCAAATACCCCACGCTGGCCGACCCGGGCTCGTTCGTGTCCCGCGCGTACCACGTGAACGGGATCCCCTCGCTTTTCGTCATCGATCGGCGCGGCGTCGTGCGCGACGTGATGGTGGGCTTCGATCCCTCGCGCGACGCCAAGCTCGAGGCGTTGGTCACGGCGCTCCTCGCCGAGCCCGATCCCGGGGAGCCGCCCGCGAAGACGGAAGCTCCCTCGAAAGCTCCGTAG
- a CDS encoding polysaccharide biosynthesis/export family protein, whose product MSTMRIFGLSAFVALGLALSGCASTGPFVWASTLPPEAPTVNVTTIQSTDIVNVRVFREDTFSTREHVRPDGKISVPVVGEVMARGRRPDEVAKEIETRLKNMLKEPNVTIVLEQPVQIPVSVTGEVRQSGTFNMEPGTNVLHAIASAGGLNDYADGDKIFLVRKSLPQRVRFKFSDLRSGVTTNVTLQPGDLIVVE is encoded by the coding sequence ATGTCCACCATGAGGATCTTCGGGCTTTCGGCCTTCGTTGCTCTCGGTCTCGCGCTCTCCGGATGCGCCTCCACGGGCCCGTTCGTGTGGGCGTCCACGCTCCCGCCCGAGGCCCCGACGGTCAACGTCACCACCATCCAAAGCACCGACATCGTCAACGTGCGCGTCTTCCGCGAGGACACGTTCTCCACGCGCGAGCACGTCCGCCCCGACGGCAAGATCTCCGTCCCGGTCGTCGGCGAGGTCATGGCCCGCGGCCGACGCCCCGACGAGGTCGCGAAAGAGATCGAGACGCGCCTCAAGAACATGCTCAAGGAGCCGAACGTCACGATCGTGCTCGAGCAGCCCGTGCAGATCCCCGTCTCGGTCACGGGCGAGGTCCGCCAAAGCGGGACGTTCAACATGGAGCCCGGCACCAACGTGCTGCACGCGATCGCCAGCGCCGGCGGCCTCAACGACTACGCCGACGGCGACAAGATTTTCCTCGTCCGCAAGAGCCTCCCCCAGCGCGTGCGCTTCAAGTTCTCCGACTTGCGCTCGGGAGTGACCACGAACGTCACCCTCCAGCCCGGCGATCTCATCGTCGTCGAATGA
- a CDS encoding FAD:protein FMN transferase has product MTSKVRVALGSLAALVVFLSGCQTQPPPPQAVASAGPQPAATASEPRAPEPPPAPFVPERVWNEGTAMGTHIGVAAYTTPKVDKAGVGRAFEQALAEIKRVEGLMTTWRDSEITRVNASAGSAPVAVSQETFDLVKESVRAAELSSGTFDITFESLHGLWKFDEDLDPHPPTEAQIKAKLPLLDYRHIKLDAEKRTIGLAKPGVKIGLGGIAKGYAVDKAVAVLEKAGLTSFFVQAGGDLFARGKKPDGSEWSAGIRDPRGKGSFALLPLTDHAFSTAGDYERSYVIDGRRYHHIIDPRTGYPAKACRSVTIWAPTALLADEIDDAVFVLGPEKGLALVESLEGVGAVIVDAHNHLWISKRLEGKVRLTAPPTDGP; this is encoded by the coding sequence ATGACCTCGAAGGTGCGTGTGGCGTTAGGGTCCCTCGCCGCGCTCGTCGTTTTTCTCTCCGGCTGCCAGACCCAACCGCCTCCCCCTCAAGCCGTGGCCTCGGCCGGCCCGCAACCCGCCGCCACCGCGTCCGAGCCTCGCGCTCCCGAGCCGCCGCCGGCGCCGTTCGTCCCCGAGCGGGTCTGGAACGAAGGGACCGCGATGGGCACCCACATCGGCGTGGCCGCCTACACGACCCCGAAGGTCGACAAGGCGGGAGTGGGCCGGGCCTTCGAACAAGCGCTCGCCGAGATCAAGCGCGTCGAAGGGCTCATGACCACATGGAGAGACAGCGAAATCACGCGCGTCAACGCCTCCGCGGGCTCGGCTCCCGTCGCCGTGAGCCAAGAGACCTTCGACCTCGTGAAGGAGTCGGTGCGTGCGGCCGAGCTCTCTTCCGGGACGTTCGACATCACCTTCGAAAGCCTCCACGGCCTCTGGAAGTTCGACGAGGACCTCGACCCACATCCCCCTACCGAGGCCCAGATCAAGGCCAAGCTCCCGCTCCTCGACTACCGGCACATCAAGCTCGACGCCGAGAAGCGCACGATCGGGCTCGCCAAGCCCGGCGTGAAGATCGGCCTCGGCGGGATCGCGAAGGGGTACGCCGTCGACAAGGCGGTCGCCGTGCTCGAGAAGGCGGGGCTCACGTCGTTCTTCGTTCAGGCCGGCGGCGACCTCTTCGCGAGAGGGAAAAAACCGGACGGCTCCGAGTGGTCGGCGGGCATCCGCGATCCTCGAGGCAAGGGCTCGTTCGCGCTCCTCCCGCTGACGGACCACGCGTTCAGCACGGCGGGCGACTACGAGCGGAGCTACGTGATCGACGGGCGCCGGTACCATCACATCATCGATCCTCGTACGGGATACCCCGCGAAGGCATGCCGCTCGGTGACGATCTGGGCCCCCACCGCGCTCCTCGCCGACGAGATCGACGACGCGGTGTTCGTGCTCGGTCCGGAGAAGGGGCTCGCGCTCGTCGAGAGCCTCGAGGGCGTCGGGGCGGTCATCGTCGACGCGCACAACCACCTCTGGATCTCGAAGCGCCTCGAAGGAAAAGTTCGGCTCACCGCGCCCCCCACCGATGGCCCATGA